From one Candidatus Poribacteria bacterium genomic stretch:
- a CDS encoding four helix bundle protein, giving the protein MKLEELQVYQMTMDIAERIWRIVIRWNHFARDTIGKQLMRAVDSVGANLSEGFGRFHYGENKQFCYYARGSLYETRTWLIKAYNRGLIDEEVFQSLHSEIEKIGVKLNNYIRSIGRKQQMTTNDDQ; this is encoded by the coding sequence ATGAAGCTGGAGGAGTTACAGGTATATCAGATGACGATGGATATCGCTGAGAGGATATGGAGGATCGTCATTCGGTGGAATCATTTCGCGAGGGATACGATCGGGAAGCAATTGATGAGAGCCGTGGATTCCGTCGGGGCGAATTTAAGCGAAGGGTTCGGGAGATTCCACTACGGCGAGAACAAGCAGTTTTGCTATTACGCGCGTGGTTCTCTCTACGAGACGAGAACCTGGCTGATAAAGGCGTACAACCGCGGCCTGATAGACGAGGAGGTGTTTCAATCGTTGCACTCCGAGATCGAAAAGATTGGTGTAAAGCTGAATAACTACATCAGATCTATCGGCAGAAAACAACAAATGACTACAAATGACGATCAATGA
- a CDS encoding radical SAM protein, protein MRLSRYTVMIKLSDEEYMLFHGVSGAVDIVDGRIADGILRVATGEPPERAFDEERIEVLLKRGYLTEKSHEEERKRAREMILAMHKGHLKKSPGFLIVPSYRCNLRCPYCYEGRRYLWRQDRIMDRETADMAFEAMLKLMEGREYPRNHILFYGGEPFLEEHMEIVAYIIEKGVKLGFTFGAVTNGTNVEKFLPLFGGPGRFVFFQITLDGPPEVHDKRRRYADGKGSFDRIARNISLLLQDGYRVSLRMNVDQSNVKQAGRMMDLVERMGWRKYSTFNAYFAPVHREGGRPCIEEPFFSYQLIKALGDKYAYMGETRGGVFRTFDRVFRVGRRVEFKTAICGATGTQYIFDPYGDIYTCWDAVGIQEEKVGRFIPKLQLNEMHDRWSWRTVAMIDECMDCPYLFVCMGGCPHYAFERTGKLESPFCNNFPAFFEHQVKMAYRLYKISKNRKIGSVERGLALPRLSPRLPSDPRRGREAEREEKGDVIAIEVPKKTERMHLIEVPA, encoded by the coding sequence ATGAGACTCAGCAGATATACCGTCATGATAAAATTGAGCGATGAGGAGTATATGCTCTTCCACGGGGTGAGCGGAGCCGTGGACATAGTGGATGGGAGGATAGCCGACGGGATCCTCAGGGTGGCGACGGGCGAGCCCCCGGAGAGGGCCTTCGACGAGGAGAGGATAGAGGTGCTCCTCAAACGGGGATATCTCACCGAAAAGAGCCACGAGGAGGAGAGGAAGAGGGCTCGTGAGATGATCCTCGCCATGCATAAGGGCCATCTCAAGAAATCCCCCGGATTCCTCATCGTCCCCTCCTACAGGTGTAACCTCAGATGCCCATACTGCTATGAGGGAAGGAGATATCTCTGGAGGCAGGACAGGATCATGGACAGGGAGACGGCGGATATGGCCTTCGAGGCCATGCTGAAGCTCATGGAGGGCAGGGAATACCCGCGGAATCACATATTGTTCTACGGCGGCGAACCCTTCCTCGAGGAACATATGGAGATCGTGGCATATATCATCGAAAAAGGCGTAAAGCTCGGCTTCACCTTCGGCGCCGTGACAAACGGCACCAACGTGGAGAAATTCCTGCCCCTCTTCGGCGGTCCCGGAAGGTTCGTCTTCTTCCAGATAACCCTGGACGGCCCCCCAGAGGTGCACGATAAAAGACGCAGGTACGCCGACGGAAAGGGCTCATTCGACCGCATCGCACGTAACATCTCACTCCTGCTTCAGGACGGATACAGGGTCTCGCTGAGGATGAACGTGGATCAGTCGAACGTAAAACAGGCGGGACGGATGATGGATCTGGTGGAGAGGATGGGGTGGCGTAAATACTCCACCTTCAACGCCTATTTCGCCCCCGTGCACAGGGAGGGAGGCAGGCCGTGCATCGAGGAGCCCTTCTTCTCGTATCAACTGATAAAGGCCCTCGGCGACAAATACGCCTACATGGGCGAGACGAGAGGAGGGGTCTTCAGGACTTTCGACCGCGTCTTCAGGGTGGGCAGAAGGGTCGAATTCAAAACGGCCATCTGTGGGGCGACCGGGACGCAATACATCTTCGATCCCTACGGCGACATCTACACCTGCTGGGACGCCGTCGGGATTCAGGAGGAGAAGGTCGGAAGATTCATTCCGAAACTCCAGCTCAACGAGATGCATGATAGGTGGAGCTGGAGGACAGTCGCCATGATAGATGAGTGCATGGACTGTCCCTACCTCTTCGTCTGCATGGGGGGATGCCCCCACTACGCCTTCGAACGGACGGGAAAACTCGAAAGCCCCTTCTGCAATAACTTCCCCGCCTTCTTCGAACACCAGGTCAAAATGGCCTACAGGCTCTATAAGATATCAAAGAACCGAAAGATCGGATCGGTCGAACGGGGCCTGGCCCTTCCGAGACTATCCCCACGTCTCCCATCAGATCCCAGACGAGGGAGAGAGGCGGAAAGGGAGGAAAAGGGGGACGTTATAGCCATCGAAGTGCCGAAGAAGACTGAAAGGATGCATCTCATCGAGGTGCCGGCATGA